In the genome of Dermacentor silvarum isolate Dsil-2018 chromosome 1, BIME_Dsil_1.4, whole genome shotgun sequence, one region contains:
- the LOC119435976 gene encoding gamma-soluble NSF attachment protein: protein MGTPVNSSASRKVAEATEALRQAEKCLKTGLLKWKPDFDNAASEFSRAATCFKAAKSLDQCKDAHLRAADCYLKNGSFFASGKQLEQAALVSRDMGNLQAAAELIDRASRLFIDSRSPDTAALVLERGAKILEGKFPEVAVEFFNRAAEIVSVEDRPRQSAEFCGHAVRLLLKLSRWDEAAEAVSRQKQLLTEAQDERAVGRLVVALVLVHLARDDFVAASKAVDHDGGFLEAQEQDTLSCLLKGYDEGDPDMVTRALNAPFLRHMDTEYAKLARMLGQQVTESAKKTASESKPSAEARDDAKDADTGTVDKPNRDHLEVPDSTTAGESDDEYAGGLL from the exons ATGGGTACACCGGTCAACTCTTCGGCCAGTCGCAAGGTTGCTGAGGCTACGGAGGCACTGCGACAAGCTGAGAAATG TTTAAAAACAGGCCTGCTGAAATGGAAGCCAGATTTCGACAACGCTGCAAGCGAGTTCAGTAGAGCAG CGACTTGCTTTAAAGCTGCGAAGTCTCTGGATCAGTGCAAAGACGCCCATCTCCGCGCAGCTGACTGTTACCTCAAGAATGGATC ATTCTTCGCTAGCGGCAA GCAGTTAGAACAAGCAGCACTGGTCAGCAGGGATATGGGTAACCTGCAGGCTGCAGCTGAGCTCATTGATAGGGCATCTCGTTTGTTTATTGACTCAAGAAGCCCTGACACGGCTGCATTAGTTTTGGAGCGAGGGGCAAA AATTCTTGAAGGCAAATTTCCTGAAGTGGCTGTGGAATTCTTCAACAGAGCAGCTGAAATAGTTTCA gTTGAAGATCGCCCAAGGCAATCAGCTGAGTTCTGTGGCCATGCAGTTCGTCTTCTGCTCAAGCTCTCTAG GTGGGACGAGGCAGCGGAAGCCGTATCTCGGCAAAAGCAGCTCCTGACAGAAGCGCAGGATGAACGAGCTGTTGGGCGCCTGGTGGTGGCACTGGTGCTTGTGCACTTGGCAAGAGATGACTTTGTAGCAGCCAGCAAGGCCGTTGACCATGATGGAGG GTTTCTTGAAGCACAAGAACAGGACACCCTCTCGTGCTTACTGAAAGGATACGATGAAGGGGACCCAGATATGGTTACTCGTGCCCTCAATGCACCCTTCCTCCGGCACATGGATACAGAG TATGCCAAGTTGGCCAGAATGCTTGGGCAGCAGGTAACAGAGTCTGCCAAGAAGACAGCCTCGGAGTCTAAGCCCAGCGCTGAGGCAAGAGATGATGCCAAGGATGCAGACACTGGAACAGTTGATAAACCAAACCGGGACCACCTTGAAGTTCCTGATTCAACAACTGCTGGAGAATCTGATGATGAATATGCTGGTGGTCTTCTGTAA